The Streptomyces sp. HUAS CB01 genome has a segment encoding these proteins:
- the rsmI gene encoding 16S rRNA (cytidine(1402)-2'-O)-methyltransferase, translated as MTGTLVLAGTPIGDVADAPPRLAAELENADVVAAEDTRRLRRLTQALGVHTRGRVVSYFEGNESARTPELVEALEGGARVLLVTDAGMPSVSDPGYRLVAAAVEKDIRVTAVPGPSAVLTALALSGLPVDRFCFEGFLPRKAGERLGRLREVADERRTLVYFEAPHRLDDTLAAMAEAFGADRRAAVCRELTKTYEEVRRGGLGELAAWAAEGVRGEITVVVEGAPAPGPSELGADELVRRVRVREEAGERRKEAIAAVAAEAGLPKREVFDAVVAAKNAAGTGPSNGKGLS; from the coding sequence GTGACTGGAACACTCGTACTGGCAGGGACCCCCATCGGCGATGTGGCGGACGCGCCGCCGCGCCTCGCGGCCGAGCTGGAGAACGCCGACGTGGTCGCCGCGGAGGACACGCGGCGGCTGCGCCGCCTCACCCAGGCGCTGGGTGTGCACACCCGCGGCCGGGTCGTGTCCTACTTCGAGGGCAACGAGTCCGCCCGTACGCCGGAGCTCGTGGAGGCGCTGGAGGGTGGCGCCCGGGTGCTGCTCGTCACCGACGCCGGGATGCCGTCCGTGTCCGACCCCGGCTACCGGCTGGTCGCCGCGGCCGTCGAGAAGGACATCAGGGTCACCGCGGTGCCCGGTCCGTCCGCCGTGCTGACCGCGCTCGCCCTGTCGGGGCTGCCGGTGGACCGGTTCTGCTTCGAGGGCTTCCTGCCCCGCAAGGCGGGCGAGCGTCTCGGCCGGCTGCGTGAGGTCGCGGACGAGCGCCGCACCCTCGTCTACTTCGAGGCCCCGCACCGCCTCGACGACACGCTCGCCGCGATGGCCGAGGCGTTCGGCGCGGACCGCCGGGCGGCGGTCTGCCGGGAGCTGACGAAGACGTACGAGGAGGTCAGGCGCGGCGGCCTCGGCGAGCTGGCGGCCTGGGCGGCCGAGGGGGTGCGCGGGGAGATCACCGTCGTCGTGGAGGGCGCCCCGGCCCCCGGCCCCTCGGAGCTGGGCGCGGACGAACTGGTGCGGAGGGTGCGGGTGCGCGAGGAGGCGGGGGAGCGGCGGAAGGAGGCCATCGCGGCGGTCGCCGCCGAGGCCGGCCTACCCAAGCGGGAGGTGTTCGACGCGGTCGTCGCGGCAAAGAACGCGGCAGGAACAGGACCGTCGAACGGTAAAGGTCTATCGTGA
- a CDS encoding dolichyl-phosphate-mannose--protein mannosyltransferase, with the protein MTSTAPRAEQGQDVAEQPPSWQQRLRRFGHVPRPGIGLRERLVPPYTRPSDRLWSLLGVPPGAARRVERFSAWGGPLLVTLVAGLLRFWQLGSPKAVIFDETYYAKDAWALINQGYEGAWPKDVDKAILANPDAVAIPSDPGYVVHPPVGKWIIGLGERMFDFTPFGWRFMVFVLGTLSVLMLCRIGRRLFRSTFLGCLAGALMAVDGLHFVMSRTALLDQVLMFFVLAAFGCLLIDRDRTRRRFADALPVDAEGVLRPDPRVAETLRPGPRPWRIAAAVMLGLAIGTKWNGLYFLAAFGLMTLLWDVGARKTAGAVRPYVAVLKRDLPWALAGLPVAIATYVASWSGWIFTDKGYFRDWAATEGEGGPWGLVLPDWWRSFWHYETEVYNFHVNLTSGHTYESNPWSWIVLGRPVSYFYEDPAAGTAGCPVTATEKCAREVLAIGTPVLWWIACFAVVYALWRWAFRRDWRAGAIACGIAAGWLPWFLYQERTIFLFYAVVFVPFLCLAVAMLLGAIVGPAHPPHGPATPAEPGLAPGERRRTVGAVAAGVLVLLVIWNFIYFWPLFTGEPIPMDDWRARMWLDTWV; encoded by the coding sequence GTGACCAGTACCGCCCCACGGGCCGAGCAGGGTCAGGACGTCGCGGAACAGCCACCGTCCTGGCAGCAGCGCCTGCGCAGATTCGGCCATGTGCCCAGGCCCGGCATCGGGTTGCGCGAGCGGCTCGTGCCGCCGTACACCCGGCCCAGCGACCGGTTGTGGTCCCTGCTCGGCGTGCCGCCGGGGGCGGCCCGCCGGGTGGAGCGCTTCTCGGCGTGGGGCGGCCCGCTGCTGGTGACGCTGGTCGCCGGGCTGCTGCGGTTCTGGCAGCTGGGCAGCCCCAAGGCGGTGATATTCGACGAGACGTACTACGCGAAGGACGCGTGGGCGCTGATCAACCAGGGCTACGAGGGTGCCTGGCCGAAGGACGTCGACAAGGCGATCCTGGCGAACCCGGACGCGGTCGCGATCCCGTCCGACCCCGGCTATGTGGTGCACCCGCCCGTGGGCAAGTGGATCATCGGGCTCGGCGAGCGGATGTTCGACTTCACCCCGTTCGGCTGGCGCTTCATGGTGTTCGTGCTCGGCACCCTCTCGGTGCTGATGCTGTGCCGGATCGGCAGGAGGCTGTTCCGTTCCACGTTCCTCGGCTGCCTCGCGGGCGCGCTGATGGCCGTGGACGGGCTGCACTTCGTGATGAGCCGCACGGCGCTGCTCGACCAGGTGCTGATGTTCTTCGTGCTGGCGGCGTTCGGCTGTCTGCTCATCGACCGGGACCGGACGAGACGCCGCTTCGCGGACGCGCTCCCGGTCGACGCGGAGGGCGTGCTGCGCCCGGACCCGCGGGTCGCCGAGACCCTTCGGCCGGGCCCGCGGCCCTGGCGGATCGCGGCCGCGGTGATGCTGGGGCTGGCGATCGGCACGAAGTGGAACGGCCTGTACTTCCTGGCCGCGTTCGGTCTGATGACGCTGCTGTGGGACGTGGGCGCGCGGAAGACGGCCGGGGCGGTCCGCCCGTACGTGGCGGTGCTCAAGCGGGATCTCCCGTGGGCCCTCGCCGGCCTGCCGGTGGCGATCGCCACGTACGTCGCCTCCTGGTCCGGCTGGATCTTCACCGACAAGGGCTACTTCCGGGACTGGGCCGCGACGGAGGGCGAGGGCGGTCCCTGGGGCCTGGTGCTCCCCGACTGGTGGCGCAGCTTCTGGCACTACGAGACCGAGGTCTACAACTTCCACGTCAATCTGACGTCCGGTCACACCTACGAGTCCAACCCGTGGAGCTGGATCGTCCTGGGCCGCCCGGTCTCGTACTTCTACGAGGACCCCGCGGCGGGTACCGCGGGCTGCCCGGTCACCGCCACCGAGAAGTGCGCCCGCGAGGTCCTGGCGATCGGCACTCCCGTGCTGTGGTGGATCGCGTGCTTCGCCGTCGTCTACGCCCTGTGGCGCTGGGCCTTCCGCCGCGACTGGCGCGCGGGCGCGATCGCCTGCGGGATCGCGGCCGGCTGGCTGCCGTGGTTCCTGTACCAGGAGCGCACGATCTTCCTGTTCTACGCGGTGGTCTTCGTCCCGTTCCTGTGCCTGGCCGTCGCGATGCTCCTCGGCGCGATCGTCGGCCCGGCCCACCCTCCCCACGGCCCGGCCACCCCGGCGGAGCCGGGCCTCGCCCCGGGCGAACGCCGCAGGACGGTGGGCGCGGTGGCGGCGGGCGTGCTGGTGCTGCTCGTCATCTGGAACTTCATCTACTTCTGGCCGCTGTTCACGGGCGAACCGATCCCGATGGACGACTGGCGGGCGCGGATGTGGCTGGACACCTGGGTCTAG
- a CDS encoding histone deacetylase, with product MERTRTIDTTTAPADRAPDTVWYTAYGSNTHLERLSHYLTGGRPHGAARTYPGSRDPRPPAASVPVELPGALYFATHSPVWRGGRAFYDPGASGTVLARAYLVTAGQLSDIVAQEMYREPGSDLDLAEALGRGRAELGSGRYETLVCPGVLDGVPVLTFTAPWTLHDVEWTRPSAPYLRHLVAGLRDAGAWPVSRVAAYLADCPGAAGHWTAEAVAALTAGR from the coding sequence ATGGAACGCACCCGCACCATCGACACGACGACAGCGCCCGCGGATCGGGCGCCGGACACGGTCTGGTACACGGCCTACGGCTCCAACACCCATCTGGAGCGGCTGTCGCACTACCTCACCGGCGGCCGTCCGCACGGCGCCGCCCGGACCTACCCGGGCAGTCGCGACCCCCGCCCGCCTGCGGCGTCCGTGCCGGTGGAACTGCCGGGCGCGCTGTACTTCGCCACCCACTCGCCGGTCTGGCGCGGTGGCCGGGCCTTCTACGACCCCGGCGCCTCCGGCACGGTCCTGGCCCGCGCGTATCTCGTGACGGCCGGGCAGCTCTCGGACATCGTGGCCCAGGAGATGTACCGCGAACCGGGATCCGACCTGGACCTCGCCGAGGCGCTGGGCCGCGGCAGGGCCGAACTCGGCAGCGGGCGCTACGAGACGCTCGTCTGCCCGGGAGTCCTGGACGGAGTGCCCGTCCTGACCTTCACGGCCCCCTGGACCCTCCACGACGTGGAGTGGACCCGGCCGTCCGCGCCCTATCTGCGCCACCTCGTGGCCGGACTGCGGGACGCCGGCGCCTGGCCGGTGTCCCGTGTCGCCGCCTACCTCGCGGACTGCCCGGGGGCCGCGGGCCACTGGACCGCGGAGGCCGTCGCCGCCCTCACGGCGGGGCGTTGA
- the rsmA gene encoding 16S rRNA (adenine(1518)-N(6)/adenine(1519)-N(6))-dimethyltransferase RsmA → MSTTDPDALLGPADIRELAAALGVRPTKQRGQNFVIDANTVRRIVRTAEVRPDDVVVEVGPGLGSLTLALLEAADRVTAVEIDEVLAAALPTTIAARMPERKDRFALVHSDAMQVRELPGPAPTALVANLPYNVAVPVLLHMLERFPTIERTLVMVQSEVADRLAARPGNKVYGVPSVKANWYAQVKRAGAIGRNVFWPAPNVDSGLVSLVRRTEPPKTTASRTEVFAVVDAAFAQRRKTLRAALAGWAGSPAAAEAALVAAGISPQARGESLTVEEFARIAEHKGAGETT, encoded by the coding sequence GTGAGCACCACCGATCCCGATGCCCTCCTCGGCCCCGCCGACATCCGAGAACTGGCCGCGGCGCTTGGCGTACGCCCCACCAAGCAGCGCGGCCAGAACTTCGTCATCGACGCCAACACCGTCCGCCGTATCGTCCGCACCGCCGAGGTGCGGCCCGACGACGTGGTCGTGGAGGTCGGTCCCGGGCTCGGCTCGCTCACCCTCGCGCTGCTGGAGGCCGCGGACCGGGTGACCGCCGTCGAGATCGACGAGGTGCTCGCCGCCGCCCTTCCCACCACGATCGCGGCACGCATGCCGGAGCGGAAGGACCGCTTCGCGCTGGTCCACTCCGACGCGATGCAGGTGCGGGAACTGCCGGGCCCGGCGCCCACCGCGCTCGTCGCGAACCTCCCGTACAACGTGGCCGTGCCGGTCCTGCTGCACATGCTGGAGCGCTTCCCGACCATCGAGCGGACGCTGGTCATGGTGCAGTCCGAGGTCGCCGACCGGCTCGCGGCCCGGCCCGGCAACAAGGTCTACGGCGTGCCGTCGGTCAAGGCGAACTGGTACGCCCAGGTCAAGCGGGCCGGGGCGATCGGACGGAACGTCTTCTGGCCCGCGCCGAACGTCGACTCCGGGCTCGTCTCCCTGGTCCGGCGCACCGAGCCGCCGAAGACGACGGCGAGCAGGACCGAGGTCTTCGCGGTCGTCGACGCGGCCTTCGCACAGCGCCGCAAGACGCTGCGGGCCGCGCTCGCCGGCTGGGCGGGCTCCCCGGCGGCCGCGGAGGCGGCACTGGTCGCGGCCGGGATCTCGCCGCAGGCGCGGGGCGAGTCGCTGACGGTGGAAGAATTCGCGCGTATCGCGGAGCACAAGGGAGCCGGGGAAACCACGTGA
- a CDS encoding resuscitation-promoting factor has protein sequence MEPPPPPVPPAPVRVPPHGRAAAVSPYAPTVTAFRPGAPEGPPGGAHRGPDGNGPAGRPPAPGAPGRPPGSEGVPARGTAAPAANPAAGRAEARRAGPANGTSGTSGTSGAEPRWAAASARARPARTPVGPGAEDPAFATRAEARRAAPAPAPTATGAAAAPTPTGGRAAGRAEARRAARRRKSGAFPLGGPDGLRRLIPQALVVAFLAGGTTAFVAADKAVRLSVDGVPRTLHTFADDVDELLAEEGLTVGEHDLVAPAPGTDLAHGDEVVVRFGRPVTLTIDGRSRQVWTTARTVEEALRQVGVRANGASMSVSRSRSISRTGLDVDVLTERTVTLLADGRARTIRTNAATAREAVEAAGITLGDLDTTSVPPDSFPRDGQTITVMRISDTEEVRDEPIPYDTVRTDDPGLHRGTEVVARAGRAGARRVTYSVRTVNGVRQKPRKVSEAVVREPVAQQVKTGTKRPPDSVRGAEGLNWEALAQCESGGRPDAVDPSGTYGGLYQFDTRTWQSLGGRGRPQDASPEEQTYRAKKLYVQRGASPWPHCGRRLYR, from the coding sequence ATGGAGCCCCCGCCGCCGCCCGTGCCGCCTGCGCCCGTCAGGGTGCCGCCGCACGGCCGGGCCGCCGCAGTGTCGCCGTACGCGCCGACGGTCACGGCGTTCCGGCCCGGTGCACCCGAGGGCCCGCCCGGCGGCGCCCACCGGGGCCCCGACGGCAACGGCCCGGCCGGGCGGCCTCCGGCCCCCGGCGCACCGGGGCGACCCCCGGGGTCCGAGGGCGTCCCCGCCCGCGGGACCGCGGCACCGGCCGCCAACCCCGCCGCCGGCCGGGCCGAGGCCCGCCGCGCCGGACCCGCAAACGGCACCTCGGGCACCTCGGGCACCTCCGGCGCCGAACCCCGCTGGGCCGCCGCCTCCGCCCGAGCCCGGCCGGCTCGCACACCGGTCGGCCCCGGGGCGGAGGACCCCGCATTCGCCACCCGGGCCGAGGCCCGCCGCGCCGCCCCCGCGCCCGCGCCCACCGCCACCGGGGCGGCAGCCGCCCCCACCCCCACCGGCGGCCGCGCCGCCGGCCGGGCCGAGGCCCGCCGCGCCGCCCGGCGCCGGAAGAGCGGAGCGTTCCCGCTCGGCGGCCCCGACGGGCTGCGCCGCCTCATCCCGCAGGCCCTCGTCGTCGCCTTCCTCGCGGGCGGCACCACCGCCTTCGTCGCCGCGGACAAGGCCGTCCGCCTCAGCGTCGACGGGGTGCCCCGCACCCTGCACACGTTCGCCGACGACGTGGACGAGCTTCTCGCCGAGGAGGGGCTGACGGTCGGCGAGCACGATCTCGTCGCCCCGGCACCCGGCACGGACCTCGCCCACGGCGACGAGGTCGTCGTCCGCTTCGGCCGCCCCGTCACCCTCACCATCGACGGCCGCAGCCGCCAGGTGTGGACGACCGCCCGCACGGTCGAGGAGGCGCTGCGCCAGGTCGGGGTGCGGGCGAACGGCGCGTCCATGTCCGTCTCGCGCTCCCGGTCCATCTCGCGCACTGGCCTCGACGTCGACGTGCTGACCGAGCGGACCGTCACGCTCCTGGCGGACGGCCGGGCCCGCACCATCCGCACGAACGCGGCGACCGCCCGGGAGGCCGTCGAGGCGGCCGGCATCACCCTCGGCGACCTGGACACCACCTCCGTGCCTCCGGACAGCTTCCCGCGCGACGGCCAGACGATCACCGTCATGCGCATCAGCGACACCGAGGAGGTCCGGGACGAGCCCATTCCGTACGACACCGTCCGGACCGACGACCCCGGGCTGCACAGGGGGACCGAGGTCGTCGCGCGGGCGGGCCGCGCGGGCGCGCGACGGGTCACCTACTCGGTCCGGACGGTGAACGGCGTCCGGCAGAAGCCCCGGAAGGTCTCCGAGGCGGTCGTCCGGGAGCCGGTCGCCCAGCAGGTGAAAACCGGCACCAAGCGGCCGCCGGACTCGGTCCGGGGCGCCGAAGGGCTCAACTGGGAGGCGCTCGCGCAGTGCGAGTCCGGCGGCCGGCCGGACGCGGTGGACCCGTCGGGCACCTACGGCGGGCTCTACCAGTTCGACACCCGCACCTGGCAGTCGCTCGGCGGTCGCGGCAGACCCCAGGACGCCTCACCCGAGGAACAGACGTACCGGGCGAAGAAGCTCTACGTGCAACGGGGGGCGAGTCCGTGGCCGCACTGCGGCCGTAGGCTGTACCGGTGA
- a CDS encoding DUF6131 family protein yields MIILGLILLIIGLVAGIGILWTIGIILVAIGALLWVLGALGHAIGGRRHYY; encoded by the coding sequence ATGATCATCCTCGGACTCATCCTTCTGATCATCGGGCTGGTCGCCGGCATCGGCATCCTGTGGACCATCGGGATCATTCTGGTCGCGATCGGAGCACTGTTGTGGGTCCTGGGAGCGCTGGGCCATGCGATCGGCGGTCGACGCCACTACTACTGA
- a CDS encoding 4-(cytidine 5'-diphospho)-2-C-methyl-D-erythritol kinase: MSVTVRVPAKVNVQLAVGGVREDGYHDLANVFLAVGLYDEVTVTPAESLTVTCTGPGADQVPLDRTNLAARAAELLAARYGIDPAVHIHIDKDIPVAGGMAGGSADGAGALLACDALWSTGASREELLGVCAELGSDVPFSLVGGAALGTGRGERLTELPVGGAFHWVFAVADGGLSTPAVYREFDRLNEGADVPVPVASPLLLDALRTGDAGALADALVNDLQPAALSLRPSLADTLRTGTDAGALAALVSGSGPTTAFLAKDADSAAQISQALIASGTCRTARVAEAPARGATIL, encoded by the coding sequence GTGAGCGTCACCGTACGGGTGCCTGCCAAGGTCAATGTCCAGCTGGCCGTCGGCGGGGTCCGGGAGGACGGGTACCACGACCTGGCCAATGTGTTCCTGGCCGTCGGGCTGTACGACGAGGTCACCGTCACCCCCGCCGAGTCGCTGACCGTCACCTGCACGGGCCCCGGTGCCGACCAGGTGCCGCTGGACCGGACGAACCTCGCCGCGCGGGCGGCCGAACTGCTCGCCGCGCGGTACGGCATCGACCCCGCCGTGCACATCCACATCGACAAGGACATCCCCGTCGCGGGCGGCATGGCGGGCGGAAGCGCCGACGGCGCGGGCGCGCTCCTCGCCTGCGACGCGCTGTGGTCCACCGGGGCGTCGCGGGAGGAACTGCTCGGCGTCTGCGCGGAGCTCGGCAGTGACGTGCCGTTCAGCCTGGTCGGGGGCGCCGCCCTCGGCACGGGCCGGGGCGAGCGCCTCACGGAGCTGCCCGTCGGCGGGGCGTTCCACTGGGTCTTCGCCGTCGCCGACGGAGGGCTGTCCACCCCGGCGGTCTACCGGGAGTTCGACCGGCTCAACGAGGGCGCCGACGTCCCCGTCCCGGTGGCGTCCCCGCTGCTGCTGGACGCCCTGCGCACCGGCGACGCGGGCGCGCTGGCCGACGCGCTCGTCAACGACCTCCAGCCCGCGGCCCTCTCGCTGCGCCCGTCGCTGGCGGACACGCTGCGCACCGGCACCGACGCGGGTGCGCTGGCCGCGCTCGTCTCGGGCTCCGGACCGACGACCGCGTTCCTCGCCAAGGACGCGGACTCGGCGGCGCAGATCTCCCAGGCCCTGATCGCCTCGGGCACCTGCCGCACGGCCCGCGTCGCCGAGGCCCCGGCGCGGGGCGCCACGATCCTGTAG
- a CDS encoding TatD family hydrolase → MSAKPNDTLPPPPAPLAVPVADSHTHLDMQSGTVEEALEKAAKVGVTTVVQVGCDIDGSRWAAETAARYESVHAAVALHPNEAPRIVHGDPVEGVSRRREEARPAGGDAALDEALAEIDRLAGLAQVRAVGETGLDHFRTGPEGVAAQERSFRAHIEIAKRHGKALVIHDRDAHADVLRILAEEGAPERTVFHCYSGDAEMARICANAGYFMSFAGNVTFKNAQPLRDALAVAPLELVLVETDAPFLTPAPYRGRPNAPYLIPVTVRAMAAVRGIDEDAMSEAIASNTARAFDY, encoded by the coding sequence ATGAGCGCCAAGCCCAACGACACCCTTCCGCCGCCGCCCGCACCGCTGGCCGTGCCGGTCGCCGATTCGCACACCCATCTGGACATGCAGAGCGGCACCGTCGAGGAGGCGCTGGAGAAGGCGGCGAAGGTCGGTGTGACGACCGTCGTCCAGGTGGGCTGCGACATCGACGGCTCGCGCTGGGCGGCCGAAACGGCGGCCCGGTACGAGAGCGTCCACGCGGCGGTCGCGCTTCACCCGAATGAGGCACCGCGGATTGTCCACGGCGACCCCGTCGAGGGGGTCTCGCGGAGACGGGAGGAGGCGCGACCGGCCGGCGGGGACGCCGCGCTCGACGAGGCACTGGCCGAGATCGACCGACTGGCGGGGCTCGCGCAGGTGCGGGCCGTCGGCGAGACCGGGCTCGACCACTTCCGTACGGGGCCGGAGGGCGTCGCCGCCCAGGAGCGGTCCTTCCGCGCCCACATCGAGATCGCCAAGCGGCACGGCAAGGCCCTCGTCATCCACGACCGTGACGCCCACGCCGACGTCCTGCGGATCCTGGCCGAGGAGGGCGCCCCGGAGCGCACGGTCTTCCACTGCTACTCGGGCGACGCGGAGATGGCGCGGATCTGCGCCAACGCGGGGTACTTCATGTCCTTCGCCGGCAACGTCACGTTCAAGAACGCCCAGCCGCTGCGGGACGCGCTCGCCGTCGCCCCGCTGGAACTCGTCCTGGTCGAGACCGACGCGCCGTTCCTGACGCCCGCGCCCTACCGCGGTCGGCCCAACGCGCCGTATCTCATTCCGGTCACGGTCCGCGCGATGGCCGCGGTGCGGGGGATCGACGAGGACGCCATGTCGGAGGCGATTGCTTCGAACACGGCTCGTGCATTCGATTACTGA
- a CDS encoding DUF397 domain-containing protein, giving the protein MSTAELAWFKSSYSSAQGDSCVEVALSWHKSSYSSAQGDNCVEVAACPGTVHVRDSKVPDGPRLDVPAEVWSAFVSAYGNVSAYGNA; this is encoded by the coding sequence ATGAGCACCGCCGAACTCGCCTGGTTCAAGTCGAGCTACAGCAGCGCCCAGGGCGACAGCTGCGTCGAAGTCGCCCTGTCCTGGCACAAGTCCAGCTACAGCAGCGCCCAGGGCGACAACTGCGTCGAGGTCGCCGCCTGCCCCGGCACCGTCCACGTCCGTGACTCCAAGGTCCCCGACGGCCCCCGGCTCGACGTCCCCGCCGAGGTCTGGTCAGCCTTCGTCTCGGCCTACGGCAACGTCTCGGCGTACGGCAACGCCTGA
- a CDS encoding helix-turn-helix domain-containing protein, with protein sequence MADLAGVDDEPVSSDSLRTFGAFVQGLREHAGLSREAFAPMVRFSRHTVASIELGRRMPDTQFVELAEAALGNTGALRRAFGHLTRQPGLASWFREWARRERTAVSLCTYECRMVPGLLQSEGYLRALYENEVPPLSDEQVESQIAARLERQRLLPERPNVPFSFIVTEAVFRQRLGGAEVTRQMLDHVLTSTARRNVTLQIMPTASEFHACLAGMLQLLEGPDGKRYAYSEGQRNGRLIGDPKEVVALQQAYDTLRSQALTPSESRGLLERIRGAL encoded by the coding sequence GTGGCGGATTTGGCCGGGGTGGACGACGAGCCGGTGTCGTCGGACAGTCTGAGGACGTTCGGGGCGTTCGTGCAGGGGCTGCGGGAGCACGCGGGGCTGTCGCGGGAGGCGTTCGCACCGATGGTGCGCTTCTCCCGGCACACGGTGGCCTCGATCGAGCTGGGCCGCCGGATGCCGGACACGCAGTTCGTCGAACTGGCGGAGGCGGCGCTGGGGAACACGGGCGCGCTGCGGCGGGCGTTCGGGCATCTGACGCGGCAGCCGGGGCTGGCGTCGTGGTTCAGGGAGTGGGCGCGGCGGGAGAGGACGGCGGTGAGCCTGTGTACGTACGAGTGCAGGATGGTGCCGGGGCTGCTGCAGTCGGAGGGGTACTTACGTGCCCTGTACGAGAACGAGGTGCCACCCCTGTCGGACGAGCAGGTGGAGAGCCAGATCGCCGCGCGGCTGGAACGTCAACGGCTCTTGCCTGAACGGCCCAACGTGCCCTTCAGCTTCATCGTCACGGAGGCGGTCTTCCGGCAGCGGCTCGGTGGTGCGGAAGTGACACGGCAGATGCTCGACCACGTGCTGACGAGCACCGCGCGGCGGAACGTGACGCTCCAAATCATGCCGACGGCCTCTGAGTTCCACGCCTGTCTCGCGGGGATGTTGCAGCTGCTCGAAGGACCGGACGGGAAGCGGTACGCCTACTCCGAGGGGCAGCGGAACGGCAGGCTGATCGGCGACCCGAAAGAGGTGGTCGCGCTCCAACAGGCGTATGACACACTGCGCTCGCAGGCCCTCACCCCCAGCGAGTCGCGGGGTCTGCTGGAGCGAATCCGAGGAGCCCTATGA
- a CDS encoding acyltransferase family protein — protein MGSRVRTLAEATPDTRDRYVDLLRVVSLGTVVLGHWLMAAVTADGVGNLLAVVPELQLLTWALQIMPVFFFVGGFSHALSYRSLRRRHPADDGVSLYAAFVRARLRRLLRPTMVFALVWGAAALLVQLLGGGGGLTGVSLRLVTQPLWFIGIYLAMVAFTQPLLRLHERYGWGAFGALVAGAVLVDVLRFVLGVPFVEFLNFAFVWLAVHQLGFLRADGRLRLPSALAATGLAGAALLVAAGPYPLSMVGMPGEKVSNMAPPTLALLCHGLWLVGAVELLRGPGARLVARPRVWRTVVAANGVAMTAFLWHLTAMLGVYGALLATGVTLPEPASAAWWAQTPLRIAAAALLTAVLVAAFRGFEQPSPAPVRPGSGPLAALGITLCLFGVLGLSMVGFAGLLDGRTATLIAVPVSAPAGVAMALAGWWLVERSGVAVRRDVAVGRDEG, from the coding sequence ATGGGATCACGCGTACGAACGCTCGCCGAGGCGACACCGGACACCCGGGACCGTTACGTCGACCTGCTGAGGGTCGTCTCCCTCGGGACCGTCGTGCTCGGGCACTGGCTGATGGCCGCCGTCACCGCCGACGGCGTCGGCAACCTGCTCGCCGTCGTGCCGGAGCTGCAACTCCTCACCTGGGCACTGCAGATCATGCCGGTGTTCTTCTTCGTCGGCGGCTTCTCGCACGCGCTCTCCTACCGCTCCCTGCGCCGCAGGCACCCCGCGGACGACGGCGTCTCGCTCTACGCGGCGTTCGTGCGGGCGCGGCTGCGCCGGCTGCTGCGGCCCACGATGGTCTTCGCCCTCGTCTGGGGCGCGGCGGCGCTGCTCGTGCAACTGCTCGGCGGTGGCGGCGGACTGACCGGTGTCTCCCTGCGACTCGTCACCCAGCCGCTGTGGTTCATCGGGATCTATCTGGCGATGGTCGCCTTCACCCAGCCGCTGCTCAGGCTGCACGAGCGGTACGGCTGGGGCGCGTTCGGGGCGCTCGTCGCCGGCGCGGTCCTCGTGGACGTGCTCCGGTTCGTGCTGGGGGTCCCGTTCGTGGAGTTCCTGAACTTCGCCTTCGTCTGGCTGGCCGTGCACCAGCTCGGCTTCCTGCGGGCCGACGGGCGCCTCCGGCTGCCGTCGGCGCTGGCGGCGACGGGGCTGGCCGGGGCCGCGCTGCTCGTGGCGGCCGGGCCGTACCCGCTGTCCATGGTCGGCATGCCGGGGGAGAAGGTCTCCAACATGGCCCCGCCCACACTGGCGCTGCTCTGCCACGGGCTGTGGCTGGTCGGCGCGGTGGAGCTGCTGCGCGGGCCCGGCGCCCGGCTGGTGGCGCGTCCCCGGGTCTGGCGCACCGTCGTCGCGGCGAACGGCGTCGCCATGACCGCGTTCCTGTGGCATCTGACCGCGATGCTCGGGGTCTACGGCGCGCTCCTCGCCACCGGAGTCACCCTGCCGGAACCGGCCTCGGCCGCCTGGTGGGCGCAGACCCCGCTGAGGATCGCCGCCGCGGCGCTCCTGACGGCCGTCCTGGTCGCCGCGTTCCGCGGCTTCGAACAGCCCTCACCCGCTCCGGTCCGCCCCGGCTCGGGCCCGCTCGCCGCGCTCGGCATCACCCTGTGCCTGTTCGGCGTGCTCGGCCTGTCCATGGTCGGCTTCGCCGGTCTGCTGGACGGCCGCACGGCGACCCTGATCGCGGTCCCGGTCAGCGCCCCGGCCGGGGTCGCGATGGCGCTGGCGGGCTGGTGGCTGGTGGAACGGTCAGGCGTTGCCGTACGCCGAGACGTTGCCGTAGGCCGAGACGAAGGCTGA